From Chelatococcus sp. YT9, a single genomic window includes:
- a CDS encoding acetyl-CoA C-acetyltransferase: MPDAFIYDHVRTPRGRGKPDGSLHTVESVALAAGTLSALKERNGLDTRLVDDVILGCVDPVGEAGGDIARAAVFLADYGSHVPGMQINRFCASGLDAVNIAAAQVFSGQHELAIGGGVESMSRVGIGASGGAWPVDPAVAVKSYFMPQGVSADLIATRYGFSREAVDSYAVESQRRAALAWREGRFSRSIAPVKDVNGLILLDRDEHMRPDTTLEGLAALKPSFAQMGELGGFDAVGIAAHPEVEAIDHVHHAGNSSGVVDGAAAVLIGSAAAGRAMGLKPRARIRAFANIGSDPALMLTGPVDVTRKLLDRTGLTLSDIDLFEVNEAFAAVILRYLQAFDLDPAIVNVNGGAIAMGHPLGATGAMILGTALDELERRQAATALVTLCIGAGMGTATIIERM, encoded by the coding sequence ATGCCCGATGCCTTCATCTATGACCACGTCCGCACACCGCGCGGGCGCGGCAAGCCGGACGGCTCGCTGCATACAGTCGAGTCGGTGGCCCTTGCGGCTGGCACCCTGTCCGCTCTGAAGGAACGCAACGGGCTCGATACGCGCCTCGTCGACGACGTCATCCTTGGATGCGTTGATCCTGTCGGGGAGGCGGGCGGTGACATTGCACGCGCGGCCGTGTTCCTCGCCGATTATGGCAGCCACGTACCCGGCATGCAGATCAACCGCTTCTGTGCGTCGGGGCTCGATGCCGTGAATATCGCAGCCGCCCAGGTATTCTCGGGCCAGCACGAGCTTGCCATCGGCGGCGGCGTTGAATCCATGAGCCGGGTCGGCATCGGCGCCTCCGGCGGCGCATGGCCTGTGGATCCGGCGGTCGCTGTGAAGTCCTATTTCATGCCGCAAGGCGTGTCTGCGGATCTCATCGCGACACGCTATGGCTTTTCCCGCGAGGCGGTGGACAGTTATGCGGTCGAAAGCCAGCGCCGCGCTGCCCTAGCCTGGCGCGAGGGGCGCTTCTCCCGGTCTATCGCCCCGGTGAAGGATGTAAATGGGCTCATCCTGCTCGATCGGGATGAGCATATGCGCCCTGACACAACCCTTGAGGGGCTGGCGGCACTCAAGCCCTCCTTCGCGCAGATGGGCGAACTCGGTGGCTTCGATGCCGTCGGCATTGCCGCCCACCCAGAGGTCGAGGCGATCGACCATGTGCACCACGCAGGCAATTCCTCCGGGGTTGTCGATGGCGCGGCCGCGGTGCTCATCGGTTCCGCTGCGGCCGGACGGGCCATGGGGCTGAAGCCTCGGGCGCGGATCCGGGCCTTCGCCAATATCGGATCTGACCCGGCGCTCATGCTGACCGGGCCGGTGGACGTGACGCGCAAGCTTCTCGACCGAACCGGACTGACGCTGTCGGATATCGATCTGTTCGAGGTCAACGAGGCCTTTGCGGCTGTAATACTCCGCTATCTCCAGGCCTTCGACCTCGATCCCGCGATCGTCAATGTGAATGGCGGCGCCATTGCCATGGGCCATCCGCTGGGCGCGACGGGGGCGATGATCCTCGGCACGGCGCTCGACGAACTGGAGCGGCGGCAGGCCGCGACAGCGCTCGTCACATTGTGCATCGGCGCCGGCATGGGCACCGCCACCATCATCGAGAGGATGTGA
- a CDS encoding lytic murein transglycosylase, which yields MKTMFRTIAAVLLLTGATLSSALAASCSTRQAFEAWLADVKSEAAAAGVTPRGLAALSGLTYDPQIVARDRAQGVFQQSFLQFSDRMVSADRLSRGGRFLKSESATFDHIARTYGVPGPVIVAFWGLETDFGAVMGNMSTLRSLATLAYDCRRPAMFRAELIDALKIIDRGDLQVSDMRGAWAGELGQFQFMPSYYLKYAVDEDGDGRRDLLRSRADALASAANFLASLGWRRGEPWLREVRVPENLDWKQADLTIRHPVSVWAEWGVTLPNGSALPAEEREASLHLPMGRLGPAFLAYDNFQVFLKWNQSLVYSTTAAYLANRLAGAPPVNRGRGRVTPLNAQDTSDLQRLLAAKGWDPGPIDGKLGTATRTAVRDAQRRFGLPADSYPSQELLETLRRN from the coding sequence ATGAAGACCATGTTTCGAACGATTGCAGCCGTGCTGCTTTTGACGGGCGCAACCTTGTCTTCGGCTCTGGCCGCTTCCTGCTCCACCCGCCAGGCTTTCGAAGCGTGGCTCGCGGACGTCAAGTCGGAGGCTGCCGCTGCAGGCGTGACACCGCGCGGGCTCGCGGCCCTGAGCGGCCTGACCTACGATCCGCAAATCGTGGCCCGCGATCGGGCGCAGGGCGTCTTCCAGCAAAGCTTTCTGCAGTTCTCGGATCGCATGGTCTCGGCTGACCGGCTCTCACGTGGAGGTCGCTTCCTGAAAAGCGAGTCGGCGACATTCGATCATATCGCGCGTACTTATGGGGTGCCTGGTCCGGTCATCGTGGCCTTTTGGGGCCTTGAGACGGATTTTGGCGCGGTGATGGGCAACATGTCCACCCTGCGCTCCCTGGCCACGCTCGCCTATGATTGTCGACGGCCCGCGATGTTCCGCGCTGAACTGATAGACGCGCTGAAGATCATTGACCGTGGCGATCTCCAGGTCAGCGACATGCGCGGCGCGTGGGCGGGAGAGCTCGGCCAGTTCCAGTTCATGCCGTCCTACTACCTGAAATACGCCGTGGACGAGGATGGGGATGGCCGACGCGATCTACTGCGCAGCCGCGCCGATGCGCTGGCTTCGGCCGCCAATTTCCTCGCGTCGCTTGGCTGGCGCCGCGGAGAACCCTGGCTGCGCGAGGTGCGTGTGCCCGAAAACCTGGACTGGAAGCAGGCGGATCTCACTATCAGGCACCCCGTATCGGTGTGGGCCGAATGGGGCGTAACCTTGCCCAACGGCAGCGCCCTGCCGGCCGAAGAACGGGAGGCTTCGCTTCATCTCCCGATGGGGCGTCTTGGCCCCGCCTTTCTCGCCTACGACAATTTTCAGGTCTTTCTGAAATGGAACCAGTCGCTGGTTTATTCGACGACAGCAGCTTACCTGGCTAATCGTCTTGCGGGCGCACCACCCGTCAACAGGGGGCGCGGGCGTGTCACGCCGCTGAACGCGCAGGACACATCCGACCTGCAGAGGCTCCTAGCGGCGAAGGGATGGGACCCCGGGCCCATTGACGGCAAATTGGGCACCGCGACGCGCACGGCTGTTCGCGATGCCCAGCGTCGTTTCGGCCTGCCCGCCGATTCCTATCCTTCACAGGAGTTGCTGGAGACCCTGCGCCGCAACTGA
- the purU gene encoding formyltetrahydrofolate deformylase, which produces MSRANHVLTLSCINRPGIVSAVSTYLFETGCNINQAHQFDDTETGRFFMRVVFDRVSSEPSQAALEDGFRAIAERFGMDWRMSDPAARRRVMILVSKFDHCLADLLYRWRIEELPMDIAAIVANHPRDTYAHHDFDGIPFHYMPVTKDTKLEQEHALWELVQSTRSDVVVLARYMQVLSEGLAAKLAGRCINIHHSFLPGFKGAKPYHQAFARGVKVIGATAHYVTSDLDEGPIIAQDVERVSHADFPEDLVRKGRDIERRVLARALSYHLEDRVILNGRKTVVFDA; this is translated from the coding sequence ATGTCTCGTGCCAACCATGTGCTGACCCTGTCATGCATCAACCGCCCCGGCATCGTTTCCGCCGTTTCGACCTATCTGTTCGAGACGGGTTGCAATATCAACCAGGCTCACCAGTTCGACGACACCGAAACTGGCCGGTTCTTCATGCGTGTGGTTTTTGACCGCGTGTCATCCGAGCCGAGCCAGGCCGCCCTGGAAGATGGTTTCCGCGCAATTGCCGAGCGCTTCGGCATGGATTGGCGCATGAGCGACCCCGCGGCGCGGCGCCGTGTAATGATTCTCGTGTCCAAATTCGACCATTGCCTCGCCGACCTCCTCTATCGCTGGCGCATTGAGGAGCTGCCGATGGATATCGCGGCCATCGTCGCCAACCATCCGCGCGATACCTACGCTCATCACGATTTCGACGGCATCCCCTTCCACTACATGCCCGTGACGAAGGACACCAAGCTCGAACAGGAACATGCCCTATGGGAGCTGGTGCAATCGACGCGCAGCGACGTCGTCGTTCTCGCCCGCTACATGCAGGTGCTGTCGGAAGGGCTCGCGGCCAAGCTCGCCGGACGATGCATCAATATTCACCATTCCTTCCTTCCCGGCTTCAAGGGCGCCAAGCCTTATCACCAGGCCTTCGCGCGGGGCGTCAAGGTGATCGGCGCGACCGCCCACTACGTGACGAGCGACCTCGACGAAGGTCCGATCATCGCGCAGGACGTGGAGCGGGTCAGCCACGCGGACTTCCCCGAGGATCTCGTCCGCAAAGGGCGGGATATCGAGCGGCGGGTGCTTGCCCGTGCGCTCAGCTATCACCTGGAGGATCGCGTTATCCTCAACGGCCGCAAGACGGTCGTATTTGATGCCTAA
- a CDS encoding 3-hydroxyacyl-CoA dehydrogenase NAD-binding domain-containing protein, with protein sequence MNLVNFRFEIDTDGIALATWDMPDRSMNVITTEVMDELTLIVDGVAADEEIKGCVITSGKDSFSGGADLSMLQDLGRSYALLKGERGEIEAMRVFFEQSRRLSQLYRALETCGKPFAIAIHGICLGGAFELALACHYRVLSDADATRVGLPEIKVGLFPGAGGSQRLPRLMPTPDALQLMARGEQLRPAAAKKLGIAGAVVARETIVESAKDWIRQGGKAVAPWDEQGFRPPSGKVYSPAGMQIWPAANAIYRRETQDNYPAGRALLQAVYEGLQLPMDQALTVESRYFASILRSPVAAAMIRTLFLSKQELDKGARRPKEIPPSRPATVGIVGAGFMGAAITYVSALAGIKVVLVDRDQETAEKGKSLSHKLMTDQIMKGRAKTSDRDRLLELITATPDYTALSTCDLVIEAVFEDPKVKAEVLGRIDAVLKDDAILATNTSTLPVSGLARAITRPERFVGIHFFSPVEKMLLVEVIRGQGTSDRALAVALDFVRALKKTPIVVNDARGFYANRCVLAYVREGHIMLGEGVPPAMIENVAKQAGMPVGPLALNDEVALDLALRIVRATKAEAGNDAVDPAQEALLVALVEGEGRLGRKNRKGFYDYPEGKPKHLWPGLRAFQPVQQNPDAIDIAVLKQRFLVVQALEAARAMEEKVLTDPREGDVGAILGFGFAPFTGGPLSYIDGMGAATFVGLSERLAAAHGPRFAPCDLLVEMARTGTAFYARDERSAAA encoded by the coding sequence ATGAATCTCGTCAACTTCCGTTTCGAGATCGACACTGACGGCATCGCGCTCGCCACGTGGGACATGCCCGACCGCTCGATGAATGTCATCACGACCGAGGTGATGGACGAACTGACGCTTATCGTTGACGGCGTTGCCGCTGACGAAGAGATCAAGGGCTGCGTCATCACCTCCGGCAAGGACAGCTTCTCGGGCGGGGCGGACTTGTCGATGCTGCAAGATCTCGGCCGCAGCTACGCGCTGCTCAAGGGTGAGCGCGGCGAGATCGAGGCAATGCGCGTGTTCTTCGAGCAGTCGCGGCGCCTGTCGCAGCTCTATCGCGCGCTGGAGACCTGCGGAAAGCCCTTTGCCATCGCGATTCACGGCATTTGCCTCGGCGGCGCCTTTGAACTCGCGCTGGCCTGCCACTATCGGGTGTTGTCAGACGCCGACGCGACGCGGGTCGGGCTTCCGGAAATCAAGGTCGGTCTGTTTCCCGGAGCCGGCGGCAGCCAGCGTCTGCCGCGGCTGATGCCGACCCCGGACGCCCTCCAACTGATGGCGCGCGGCGAACAGTTGCGGCCCGCCGCTGCGAAGAAGCTCGGCATCGCCGGCGCGGTCGTGGCGCGCGAGACGATCGTCGAGTCGGCTAAGGATTGGATCCGTCAGGGCGGCAAGGCGGTGGCGCCCTGGGACGAGCAAGGTTTCCGTCCGCCGTCTGGGAAGGTCTACTCGCCCGCCGGCATGCAGATCTGGCCCGCCGCCAACGCGATCTATCGCCGGGAAACCCAGGACAACTATCCGGCCGGGCGCGCACTGTTGCAGGCGGTTTATGAGGGGCTGCAGCTGCCGATGGACCAGGCGTTGACGGTGGAGAGCCGCTACTTCGCTTCCATCCTGCGCTCGCCCGTGGCGGCGGCGATGATCCGCACCCTGTTCCTGTCGAAGCAGGAGCTCGACAAGGGCGCACGGCGGCCAAAGGAGATCCCCCCTTCCCGACCAGCGACCGTGGGCATCGTCGGTGCCGGCTTCATGGGCGCGGCCATCACCTATGTTTCAGCGCTCGCCGGCATCAAGGTGGTGCTGGTGGACCGGGACCAGGAAACGGCGGAGAAGGGCAAGAGCCTGTCACACAAGCTCATGACCGATCAGATCATGAAGGGCCGCGCGAAGACATCGGATCGTGATCGGCTGCTTGAACTGATCACGGCGACGCCGGACTACACGGCCCTGTCGACCTGCGATCTCGTCATCGAGGCCGTGTTCGAGGACCCGAAGGTCAAGGCCGAGGTGCTTGGGCGCATCGATGCCGTGCTGAAGGACGATGCGATCCTCGCCACCAATACCTCCACGTTACCCGTGAGCGGACTGGCCCGCGCCATCACCCGCCCGGAACGCTTCGTCGGTATCCACTTCTTCTCGCCGGTCGAGAAGATGCTGCTCGTCGAGGTGATCCGGGGACAGGGGACGAGTGACCGCGCGCTCGCGGTGGCGCTCGATTTCGTGCGGGCCTTGAAGAAGACGCCGATCGTCGTCAACGACGCCCGGGGCTTCTACGCCAATCGCTGCGTTCTCGCTTATGTGCGCGAGGGGCATATCATGCTGGGGGAAGGCGTGCCGCCGGCGATGATCGAGAACGTGGCGAAGCAGGCCGGCATGCCGGTTGGTCCCCTCGCCCTCAACGACGAGGTCGCGCTTGATCTGGCGCTCCGCATCGTCCGCGCCACGAAGGCAGAGGCCGGAAACGATGCGGTTGATCCCGCGCAGGAGGCCCTGCTCGTTGCGCTCGTCGAGGGCGAAGGCCGGCTCGGTCGCAAGAACCGCAAGGGGTTCTATGACTATCCGGAGGGCAAGCCGAAGCACCTTTGGCCAGGATTGCGCGCCTTTCAACCGGTCCAGCAGAACCCGGACGCGATCGACATTGCGGTGTTGAAGCAGCGCTTCCTCGTCGTGCAGGCTTTGGAGGCCGCGCGTGCCATGGAGGAAAAGGTGCTGACGGATCCGCGCGAGGGTGACGTCGGCGCCATCCTCGGCTTTGGTTTCGCCCCGTTTACGGGGGGACCGCTCTCCTACATCGACGGCATGGGCGCGGCGACTTTTGTGGGCTTGAGCGAACGGCTAGCCGCAGCACATGGTCCGCGTTTCGCCCCTTGTGATCTTCTCGTGGAGATGGCCCGGACCGGTACTGCCTTCTATGCCAGGGATGAGCGAAGCGCGGCGGCGTAG
- a CDS encoding PAS domain-containing hybrid sensor histidine kinase/response regulator, with amino-acid sequence MIADWAVVLSALVYLSGLFAVARAGTLFGKGLMVGRSGALIYALALAVYCTSWTFFGGVGLAERSGLDFLTIYIGPILVIGLGSRLVMHIVRLAKAQNITTIADFVAARYGKDDRIAAFVTLIAVVGTVPYIALQLKAVSNSLTAFLDASRVTGLSTSTMIFGDLAFIVACVLATFSVAFGTRHIDATKPQNGLVLAIAVESAVKLFAFLTVGLFVSYWMFDGVSDIFDRIASTQHAHSVTEGTSPPLPFLAMIILSSAAALLLPRQFHMMIVENRNLRDVRTASWLFPLYLILINLFVVPLAVAGQLLFQPGTIDHDMTVLALPLSVNAGGIALIAFIGGLSAATAMVIVDSVALAIMISNDLVMPFVLRRRGWLRRRGADRGSLLQSAMRDAAGTMGDLGTFVLVTRRIAIVTIIFLGYAYFRMAGEAQLAAIGFLSFAAVAQIAPAFFGGLFWRRGTARGAGAGLVAGFSVWLYTLLLPSLAPTGGLAAVLIAEGPFGITALRPTALFGTDLPQLTHGVLWSLAINITAYIGFSFMRPANVMETLQAQVFTSKNYLATPALTQNLRLRRSAVSVAELRSTVARYLGAERAERAFASFTTARGAPLADDSEADLHLLRQTEHLLASAIGAASSRLVLSLLLRRNVSATAALKLLDDASAAIQYNRDLLQHGLDHASQGITIFDKDLRLMGWNRAFCDIYNLPPYLMRVGVGLDEIVRSNIARGAYGDGHPEQLLAARIESLMDDRAPVRLKLFPSGNVIEIRSNRLPDGGIVTTYADITDTVATEEELARANETLERRVKERTEELERLNQELSRAKGEAEDANASKTRFLAAASHDILQPLNAARLYATALAERDRREGDPTLAENVQASLDTVEEILTALLDIARLDAGALKAELSNFRIDDLLVPLQREFELMAEEKGIALTCVRSSLSVRSDRRLLRRLLQNFVSNAVKYTPAGRVLVGCRRTGRGTLNVEVWDTGPGIPTSQHRIIFREFQRLDAAHMARGLGLGLSIVERIARVLGHTVTLRSLPGHGSMFSVELPIADNVPTSVPARDVAAPSFGTLENLSVLAIDNEPVVADGMRVLFSSWGCRIATAGGLSEAEVQVDGGFIPDVLVADYHLDDGEGIAAILSLRQKLGRALPAVLVTADRSPEVRERARAADIHVLEKPLKPAALRALFVHWQSAPNIAAE; translated from the coding sequence ATGATTGCCGATTGGGCTGTTGTCCTCTCCGCACTGGTCTATCTCAGCGGCCTCTTCGCGGTGGCGCGCGCCGGCACCTTGTTCGGCAAGGGCCTCATGGTCGGTCGCTCAGGCGCCCTGATCTATGCGCTGGCGCTCGCGGTCTACTGCACGTCCTGGACCTTCTTCGGCGGTGTCGGGCTGGCGGAACGTTCGGGCCTCGACTTTCTCACGATCTATATCGGGCCGATCCTCGTCATCGGCCTCGGCAGCCGTCTCGTCATGCATATCGTGCGACTGGCGAAGGCACAGAACATCACGACGATCGCCGATTTCGTGGCGGCCCGCTATGGCAAGGACGACCGCATCGCCGCGTTTGTCACATTGATCGCCGTGGTCGGGACGGTGCCCTATATCGCCTTGCAGTTGAAGGCCGTCTCGAATTCACTGACAGCCTTTCTGGATGCGAGCCGTGTCACCGGCCTGTCGACCTCGACGATGATCTTCGGCGACCTCGCCTTTATCGTCGCCTGTGTACTTGCAACCTTCTCGGTTGCCTTCGGCACTCGGCACATCGACGCCACCAAGCCGCAAAATGGCCTCGTGCTGGCAATCGCCGTCGAATCGGCGGTGAAGCTATTCGCATTCCTGACGGTTGGGCTGTTCGTGTCGTATTGGATGTTCGACGGAGTATCGGACATCTTCGATCGCATAGCCTCCACGCAGCACGCCCACAGCGTCACGGAGGGCACATCGCCGCCCCTGCCCTTCCTCGCCATGATCATTCTGTCCAGTGCCGCGGCTCTGCTCCTGCCGCGGCAGTTCCACATGATGATCGTGGAAAATCGCAATCTCCGGGATGTGCGCACCGCATCCTGGCTGTTTCCGCTCTATCTCATCCTCATCAACCTGTTCGTGGTGCCGCTTGCGGTTGCCGGCCAGCTCCTGTTCCAGCCCGGCACCATCGATCACGATATGACCGTCCTGGCCTTGCCGCTCTCCGTGAATGCGGGCGGCATCGCACTCATCGCCTTCATCGGCGGCCTGTCGGCGGCCACAGCCATGGTCATTGTCGATTCCGTGGCGCTTGCCATCATGATCTCCAACGATCTCGTCATGCCTTTCGTCTTGCGGCGGCGAGGCTGGCTGCGGCGCCGCGGTGCGGATCGCGGCTCCCTGCTGCAAAGCGCCATGCGGGACGCGGCCGGGACGATGGGCGACCTCGGGACATTCGTGCTCGTGACACGCCGCATCGCCATCGTGACCATCATCTTCCTTGGCTATGCCTATTTCCGTATGGCCGGCGAGGCGCAGCTCGCTGCGATCGGCTTCCTCTCCTTCGCGGCCGTCGCGCAGATCGCGCCGGCATTCTTCGGTGGTCTGTTCTGGCGACGGGGCACTGCGCGGGGGGCCGGAGCAGGCCTCGTCGCAGGCTTCAGCGTCTGGCTTTATACGCTGCTTCTCCCAAGCCTCGCGCCAACGGGCGGCCTCGCGGCAGTGCTCATCGCCGAAGGGCCCTTCGGAATTACCGCCCTGAGGCCGACCGCCCTTTTCGGAACCGACCTGCCACAGCTCACCCATGGGGTTCTATGGAGCCTCGCGATCAATATCACTGCCTATATCGGATTTTCCTTCATGCGGCCTGCCAATGTGATGGAGACGCTACAGGCCCAGGTCTTCACCAGCAAAAATTATCTCGCCACCCCGGCCCTGACGCAGAACCTGCGTCTGCGCCGCTCCGCCGTCAGCGTCGCGGAGCTGCGCTCCACCGTCGCGCGCTATCTCGGCGCAGAGCGGGCGGAGCGCGCCTTCGCCAGCTTCACCACTGCGCGCGGCGCGCCGCTTGCCGACGATAGTGAGGCGGATCTCCATCTCCTGCGCCAGACGGAGCATCTGCTTGCATCGGCCATCGGCGCGGCGTCCTCGCGGCTCGTGCTGTCGCTGCTACTGCGCCGCAATGTATCCGCAACCGCCGCGCTCAAGCTCCTCGACGATGCCTCCGCGGCGATCCAGTACAATCGCGATCTGCTGCAACACGGACTTGACCACGCCAGCCAAGGCATCACGATCTTCGACAAGGACCTCCGCCTGATGGGGTGGAACCGGGCGTTCTGCGACATCTATAACCTGCCGCCGTACCTCATGCGCGTCGGTGTCGGGCTCGACGAGATCGTTCGGTCGAATATTGCCCGCGGCGCCTATGGCGATGGCCATCCGGAGCAGCTTCTCGCCGCACGCATTGAAAGCCTGATGGACGACCGCGCGCCGGTGCGCCTCAAGCTGTTTCCCTCCGGCAATGTGATCGAAATCCGCTCGAACCGTCTGCCCGATGGCGGCATCGTGACCACCTACGCCGATATCACGGACACGGTCGCGACAGAGGAGGAGCTGGCACGCGCCAACGAAACGCTCGAACGCCGCGTCAAGGAGCGCACGGAAGAACTCGAGCGGCTGAATCAGGAATTGTCACGCGCCAAGGGTGAAGCCGAGGATGCGAACGCCTCTAAAACGCGCTTTCTGGCGGCCGCCAGTCACGACATTCTGCAGCCGCTGAATGCGGCCCGCCTCTACGCGACCGCGCTCGCCGAGCGCGACCGCCGCGAGGGTGACCCGACGCTGGCCGAGAATGTGCAGGCCTCGCTCGATACCGTTGAGGAAATCCTGACAGCCCTCCTCGACATCGCCCGGCTCGATGCGGGCGCCCTCAAGGCTGAACTCTCGAACTTCCGCATCGATGATCTGCTCGTTCCCTTGCAGCGGGAGTTCGAGCTGATGGCAGAGGAAAAAGGCATCGCGCTGACTTGCGTGCGCTCCTCGCTCTCCGTTCGCTCCGACCGGCGTCTCCTGCGGCGCCTGCTGCAGAATTTTGTTTCAAACGCGGTGAAATATACGCCGGCAGGGCGCGTGCTGGTGGGCTGTCGGCGTACCGGCCGCGGCACCCTGAACGTGGAAGTATGGGATACCGGTCCGGGTATCCCCACCAGCCAGCATCGGATCATCTTCCGGGAATTCCAGCGTCTCGACGCCGCGCATATGGCGCGTGGCCTCGGTCTTGGCTTGTCGATCGTCGAGCGCATCGCGCGGGTGCTGGGCCATACGGTAACGCTCAGATCATTGCCCGGTCACGGCTCCATGTTCAGCGTGGAGCTTCCCATTGCTGACAACGTGCCCACGAGCGTGCCCGCGCGGGACGTTGCGGCGCCAAGCTTCGGCACATTGGAAAATCTCTCGGTACTTGCCATCGACAACGAGCCGGTGGTGGCCGACGGCATGCGGGTCCTGTTCTCGAGCTGGGGCTGCCGCATCGCGACCGCCGGCGGCCTTTCCGAAGCCGAGGTCCAGGTCGATGGCGGCTTCATCCCGGACGTCCTCGTCGCCGATTATCATCTTGATGATGGCGAGGGTATCGCTGCGATCCTGTCGCTACGCCAGAAACTCGGCCGCGCCCTGCCCGCCGTGCTCGTGACTGCCGACCGCTCCCCGGAAGTGCGTGAACGCGCCCGAGCCGCTGACATTCATGTCCTGGAAAAGCCTCTCAAGCCGGCAGCGCTCCGTGCCCTGTTCGTGCATTGGCAATCGGCCCCCAACATCGCCGCGGAATAG
- the mscL gene encoding large conductance mechanosensitive channel protein MscL, which produces MVKEFREFALKGNVIDLAIGVIIGAAFSRIVESVVNDLFNPILGAITGGGIDFANYFIPLSSNVTATSLAAAREQGAVLAWGNFVTVAINFLIVAWILFLVVKGINRLRRQEKVEEKVPEAPADVKLLTEIRDLLAAQRR; this is translated from the coding sequence ATGGTCAAGGAGTTTCGGGAGTTCGCCCTCAAGGGCAATGTCATCGACCTCGCCATCGGTGTCATCATCGGCGCCGCGTTCAGCCGCATCGTCGAATCCGTCGTCAATGATCTCTTCAACCCCATCCTGGGTGCCATTACCGGTGGCGGCATCGATTTCGCGAATTACTTCATCCCGTTGAGCAGCAATGTCACGGCAACCTCCCTTGCCGCGGCGCGCGAGCAGGGCGCGGTTCTGGCGTGGGGTAATTTCGTGACCGTCGCGATCAACTTCCTGATCGTGGCGTGGATTCTCTTCCTCGTCGTCAAGGGCATCAACAGGCTGCGCCGGCAAGAAAAGGTCGAGGAAAAGGTGCCGGAGGCCCCGGCCGATGTGAAGCTGCTGACCGAGATCCGCGATCTTCTCGCCGCGCAACGTCGATGA